A window from Macaca fascicularis isolate 582-1 chromosome 20, T2T-MFA8v1.1 encodes these proteins:
- the LOC102141023 gene encoding metallothionein-1E-like yields MDPNCSCAAGGSCTCAGSCKCKECKCTSCKKSCCSCCPVGCAKCAQGCVCKGASEKCSCCA; encoded by the exons ATGGACCCCAACTGCTCCTGCGCCGCTG GTGGCTCCTGCACCTGCGCCGGCTCCTGCAAGTGCAAAGAGTGCAAATGCACCTCCTGCAAGAAGA gctgctgctcctgctgccccgTGGGCTGTGCCAAGTGTGCCCAGGGCTGCGTCTGCAAAGGGGCGTCGGAGAAGTGCAGCTGCTGTGCCTGA
- the LOC123566757 gene encoding metallothionein-2 yields the protein MDPNCSCATDVSCACAGSCKCKECKCTSCKKSCCSCCPVGCAKCAQGCVCKEASEKCSCCA from the exons ATGGACCCCAACTGCTCCTGCGCCACTG ATGTCTCCTGCGCCTGCGCCGGCTCCTGCAAATGCAAAGAGTGCAAATGCACCTCCTGCAAGAAGA gctgctgctcctgctgccccgTGGGCTGTGCCAAGTGTGCCCAGGGCTGCGTCTGCAAAGAGGCGTCGGAGAAGTGCAGCTGCTGTGCCTGA